The DNA sequence TTCCGATCGTTGGGATCCCCAATTTGTGAGTGATTTGCATTGCCAAGTCAGCCGGGATGTGTTCAAGGACGATGGCAAAGGCTCCAGCTTGCTCTAGAGCGATCGCCTCTTGCAGTAACTGTTCCCCGGCTTCAGGTGTTTTACCCTGTTGACGATACCCCAGTCGATGCACAGCCTGAGGTGTGAGACCAATGTGACCCATCACAGGGATCCCTGCCTGCACTAACCGAGCTACCGTCTCCACCACCAAGGGATAGCCACCTTCTAGCTTCACCGCCTGGGCTTCGGTCTCTTTCATGACTCGTCCGGCTGAATAAAGGGCCTGCTGAGCACTTTCTTGATAGCTCATGAAGGGCAAATCCACCACTAGCAATGCTCGCTGCACACCGCGTCGCACGGCCTTGGCATGGTGCACCATATCGTCAAGGGTGACAGGTAGGGTGGTGGCATAGCCTAACCCCACCATGGCTAACGAATCCCCTACTAGGATTACATCGATACCAGCCTGATCAAGCAGACGGGCAAAGGCATAATCCCAAGCCGTTAGTGCAGCGATCGCCCTGCCATGCTGCTTCCAATCCCTAAGTTGCTGTGGTGTAACTGGCATAGATAGTTGCTAGTGCTCGATAGAGGATGTGCCACCTATTGTAACCAGCTGCATACCCTTCAACAGCACATCAGGAGATTGTGTCCACAGTAGTGATGCTGTCAACAGCCTACAACCATTGACAGAGCTTTCTGTCTGCTACTTGGTTGGCAAGATTATGCACCAGCTACACCTACTCCAATCGGACAGGCGACTGATGTGCCACCCAAACCACAATAGCCATTAGGATTCTTAGCCAGATATTGCTGATGGTAGGCTTCTGCGTAGTAGAACTCTGGAGCATCCAAAATTTCTGTGGTGATAGCACCATAGCCTGCTGCGGTCAATGCCTGTTGATAGGCATCCCGTGAAGCTTCAGCTAGTTGCCGTTGCCGTTCAGAATAGACGTAGATACCAGAGCGATACTGAGTTCCCACGTCATTGCCTTGGCGCATCCCTTGGGTCGGGTCATGATTCTCCCAGAAGGTCTTCAGAAGCATCTCATAGCTAATCTTAGTAGGATCAAACACCACGAACACCACCTCATTGTGGCCAGTCATACCGGAACATACCTCGTGATAGGTGGGGTTAGGTGTATAGCCAGCAGCGTAGCCGACGGCTGTGGTAAAGACACCATCCAATTGCCAAAACTTGCGCTCGGCTCCCCAGAAGCAACCCATACCAAATAGGGCTGTTTCCATGCCTTCCGGAAAGGGTGGTTTCAACGGATTGCCATTCACAAAGTGACGTTCTGGTACAGGCATGGCATCTGTCCGTCCCGGTAATGCTTCCTCAGGAGTCGGCATTGAAAGTTTCTTCCCAAGTCCAAATAAAACCATAACTGTACCTCCGGGTCTCGAATAATGCTGCTCTCCTGCTATTGTAAAGATTTTTGTAAAGACGCTACCTAGTTTTTCGATAAGCCTTCACTAGGTTTTTGCTAAGAATCACCTTGCAGGTAAGCCTTACGCTTGGGGAAACAGCAATGGAAACCACCTCTATGCCAGTTTCAAAGCTCCTAAGCAGTTAGGTTCTGATGGAGCAATCTCTCACCATGGCGGCAATCAAGCAAGTCTGTTTGTAAACCTGGGAATTAACGTTGCCTTAATGAGCTATTGGCCAAGCCTTAACTCTAGCTCCCTATGATGAGCACGGCTTGAAAACTAAGAGCCGTGTAATGTGTTGAGGTAAGGTAGCGAATGGTAGCAACAACAACGAATGGTGGGCCTCTACGGGAGATAGGTAGATTTTCTACAGGAGTCTTTAGCACTGATGGTGGTGCTGCGGAAATTCCCGCCTATGACCCAGGGACACAGCGGCTATTTGTGGTCAATGCCATCACCAAGAAGGTAGATGTGCTGAGTCTTAGCAATCCTGCTAGCCCTGTCAAGGTAGCAGAACTAGATGCAGCGGGCGGCATTCCCAATAGTGTTGCTGTGAAGGATGGCATTGTAGCAGTGGCTGTGGAAGATGCTGTCAAGACCAATCCTGGTAAGGTGTTGTTGTTTGCAACCAACGCGACGAGCACTACTCCTCCATTAAAAAGCCTCACGGTGGGTGCTCTGCCCGATATGCTTACCTTTAGCCCCAATGGACGATGGATTCTAGTAGCTAATGAGGGTGAGCCTAACAGCTATGGCCAGGCTACTTCTGTTGACCCAGAGGGATCCGTTAGCATTATTGACTTGGCAAATGGTGTTGCTAACGCTACTGTGCGCACCGCTACCTTCACTAGTTTTAATGGTCAAATCGATGCCCTAAGAGCACAAGGGGTAAGAATTTTTGGCCCTGGTGCCACGGTCGCCCAAGATTTGGAGCCTGAGTATATCACCATCTCTGGGGATAGTCGCACGGCCTATGTAGCGTTACAGGAAGCTAATGCGATCGCTGTAGTAGACATTCCCTCGGCTACGGTGACGGCAATCCGACCATTAGGGCTAAAGGATTTCAGTGCACCCAACATTACGACGACCCTGTACGAGTGGACAGCGGCGAATCGTCCCCCTCTAGGCACTACTAGTGAAGGCCAGACCGTGCTGCTGGGTGGTTTCTCTGGTCTGTTCTTTGAAGGCACAGCCCCTAGCGGTAACCTGCGGTTTATTACCACCACCGATCGGGGACCTAACGGTGAACCCCAGGACTTGAATCCAACTAGTCCTGGCAATGAACGCCCCTTTGCCCTACCAAACTTTCAGCCCCGCTTTGTGCGCTTTGAACTCAATCCTACGGCTGCCCCTGGCTCTAACATCACGATTACTCAGCAAATTCTGCTCACCAAGCCTGATGGTTCACCGCTAACGGGCATCTCAAACCTGGGAACAGCCGCAAACCAAGGCTTAGCCTACAACGATGAAATTCCTGTGGATTTAGCGGGTAATATTTTGCCCTTTGACAAGCTGGGTGCGGATTTAGAAGGTATTGTTGTTGCAGCCGATGGCACTTTTTGGGCGGTGGATGAGTATCGTCCCGCTATCTATCACTTCAATGCCGCAGGCAGGATGCTAGAGCGGTTTATCCCAGCGGGGGGCGCGACTGCCGATGGTACATTTGGCACGGCTAATCTACCTGCTGTCTATGCTCAGCGGCGAGCAAACCGGGGGTTTGAGGCAGTTGCTCTGGAGGGCAACAAGCTCTATGCCTTTATTCAAACACCTCTGGACAACCCTGATGATGCTGGTGATACTGTATCCCGTGCTTCTCGCAACGGTCGCATCCTAGAGTTTGACATCAACACTAAGCAGGTCACTGGCGAATATCTTTATATCTTCGATGCAGTAACGGCTGCTGGTACGGCTCGTACTGACAAGATTGGGGATGCTGTGTCCCTAGGCAAGGGCAAGTTTTTGGTGGTGGAACGGGATGACCGTGATACCACTGCCTCGAACAAGTTGGTGTTTGAGATTGATTTGGCCAATGCTACTAACATCAACAATCCTGCCAACTTTACCCTACCCGC is a window from the Cyanobacteriota bacterium genome containing:
- the msrA gene encoding peptide-methionine (S)-S-oxide reductase MsrA, giving the protein MVLFGLGKKLSMPTPEEALPGRTDAMPVPERHFVNGNPLKPPFPEGMETALFGMGCFWGAERKFWQLDGVFTTAVGYAAGYTPNPTYHEVCSGMTGHNEVVFVVFDPTKISYEMLLKTFWENHDPTQGMRQGNDVGTQYRSGIYVYSERQRQLAEASRDAYQQALTAAGYGAITTEILDAPEFYYAEAYHQQYLAKNPNGYCGLGGTSVACPIGVGVAGA
- the panB gene encoding 3-methyl-2-oxobutanoate hydroxymethyltransferase, whose amino-acid sequence is MPVTPQQLRDWKQHGRAIAALTAWDYAFARLLDQAGIDVILVGDSLAMVGLGYATTLPVTLDDMVHHAKAVRRGVQRALLVVDLPFMSYQESAQQALYSAGRVMKETEAQAVKLEGGYPLVVETVARLVQAGIPVMGHIGLTPQAVHRLGYRQQGKTPEAGEQLLQEAIALEQAGAFAIVLEHIPADLAMQITHKLGIPTIGIGAGVHCDGQILVTADLLGISDRLPPFARIYVNLRDVITQAVQDYMDDVRTQQFPPSN